In candidate division WOR-3 bacterium, a genomic segment contains:
- a CDS encoding trypsin-like peptidase domain-containing protein, translating to MQKRDILAVLSGFLIALVAFYLYNHFKPRPTYPQLDYLKLVNLNDEISRQRMNAIVMAANKVGPAVVSITVIQTRIITVSPFDDEFFRRFFGDFFPEHRYRQRVQSLGSGVIISPDGYILTNEHVVTNATEINVTLPDARQFKAQIIAADRALDLALLKIEGKNLPYAELGDSDDLMIGEWVIALGNPFGFLLEDTRPTVTVGVISALNRAIKSTREERIYKDMIQTDAAINPGNSGGPLVNILGQVIGINTFILTSSGGSEGVGFARPINVVKKFINETQRYGKIRTPWIGIWVQDITPEIAEAMGIEPRGVLVSSVDPNSPAYHSGIKEGDRIVMVNNENINSVNVWDRIQANTFVGDTLKLVLYRNDDSLNISLVVREFQEPVGFGSRLGIYVEDITPYFIKKFNLSYKQGVVVTKVETGSIGEKLGIAPGDVILRIGSTRIRNKEDFKKALSDFKNQYFIIDRGGLIFQIWLQ from the coding sequence ATGCAGAAAAGAGATATTTTGGCGGTGCTGAGCGGTTTCTTGATTGCCCTGGTTGCATTTTATCTCTACAATCATTTTAAACCCCGACCCACTTATCCCCAATTGGATTATTTAAAACTGGTCAATCTCAATGATGAAATCTCCCGCCAGCGCATGAATGCTATTGTGATGGCAGCTAATAAAGTGGGACCTGCGGTCGTCTCCATCACTGTAATCCAGACCCGGATCATTACGGTTTCCCCTTTTGATGATGAATTCTTCCGGCGTTTCTTTGGAGATTTCTTTCCGGAACATCGTTACCGCCAGCGTGTCCAGAGTCTGGGTTCCGGGGTTATCATTTCCCCTGATGGTTATATCCTGACCAACGAACATGTCGTAACGAATGCTACTGAGATAAATGTCACATTACCCGATGCCCGGCAGTTCAAGGCGCAGATCATCGCTGCCGACCGGGCTCTGGATCTCGCATTGTTAAAGATTGAGGGTAAAAATCTTCCCTACGCCGAGTTGGGGGATTCTGATGATCTGATGATTGGTGAATGGGTGATCGCCTTGGGTAATCCCTTTGGTTTTTTGCTTGAGGATACCCGCCCTACCGTCACCGTCGGGGTTATCTCAGCACTCAATCGGGCAATAAAATCTACCCGAGAAGAACGTATTTACAAAGATATGATCCAGACCGATGCCGCAATCAATCCAGGTAATTCCGGTGGTCCCCTGGTAAATATCCTCGGTCAGGTAATTGGCATCAATACCTTCATCCTGACCTCCAGCGGTGGCTCTGAAGGAGTTGGTTTTGCCCGTCCGATAAATGTCGTAAAAAAATTTATCAATGAGACTCAAAGATACGGGAAAATACGCACTCCCTGGATTGGAATATGGGTCCAGGATATCACGCCCGAGATTGCGGAAGCAATGGGAATCGAACCCCGTGGAGTTTTGGTGAGCAGTGTCGACCCCAACAGCCCGGCTTATCATTCCGGGATAAAAGAAGGCGACAGGATTGTGATGGTGAATAACGAAAACATAAACAGTGTTAATGTCTGGGATCGTATCCAGGCGAATACCTTTGTCGGTGATACCTTAAAATTGGTTTTATACCGGAATGATGATTCTTTGAATATCTCACTGGTGGTCAGGGAATTTCAGGAACCGGTGGGTTTTGGCTCGCGGTTGGGGATCTATGTGGAGGATATCACTCCCTATTTCATCAAAAAATTCAATTTGAGTTATAAGCAGGGAGTAGTGGTCACGAAAGTGGAAACAGGTAGTATTGGAGAAAAGTTGGGCATTGCCCCTGGAGATGTGATACTCCGCATCGGTTCAACCCGGATTCGTAACAAAGAAGACTTTAAGAAGGCACTAAGCGATTTCAAGAATCAATACTTTATCATTGATCGAGGTGGTTTGATATTCCAGATATGGTTACAATAA
- the fsa gene encoding fructose-6-phosphate aldolase gives MELYLDTANIEEIKEIAQWGILDGVTTNPSLLAKEKGDYKKILKEICDIVRGPVSGEVLSLKAEEMIKEAKELSRISEHVVIKIPCTVDGLKATKVLAQEGIKVNMTLVFSPNQALLATKAGAAYVSPFVGRLDDIGNPGIEVVRDISTIYRNYNFKTKIIFASVRHPEHVRQAALLGVDICTIPYKVFIQLVKHSLTDDGITRFLKDWQQKNG, from the coding sequence ATGGAGTTATATCTGGATACAGCAAACATTGAGGAGATCAAAGAGATTGCCCAATGGGGGATTCTGGATGGAGTAACCACCAATCCTTCTTTGCTGGCAAAAGAAAAGGGTGATTATAAAAAAATTTTGAAAGAGATATGTGATATTGTTCGCGGACCAGTGAGTGGTGAGGTATTAAGCCTCAAGGCCGAGGAGATGATCAAAGAAGCAAAAGAATTGAGCCGGATAAGCGAACATGTAGTCATCAAAATTCCCTGCACAGTCGACGGGCTAAAAGCCACCAAGGTCCTGGCTCAAGAAGGGATTAAGGTGAATATGACGCTGGTCTTTTCACCTAATCAAGCTTTGCTCGCCACCAAGGCGGGGGCTGCCTATGTAAGTCCTTTTGTAGGCAGACTTGATGATATCGGGAATCCTGGGATTGAGGTGGTCCGAGATATCTCAACCATCTACCGGAATTACAATTTCAAGACCAAGATAATCTTTGCCTCGGTCCGGCACCCGGAACATGTCCGACAGGCAGCCCTTTTAGGAGTGGATATCTGTACTATCCCATATAAGGTCTTCATTCAGTTAGTAAAACATTCGCTCACCGATGATGGTATCACACGCTTTTTAAAGGACTGGCAACAGAAAAACGGTTGA
- the truA gene encoding tRNA pseudouridine(38-40) synthase TruA: MRNLKIVIEYDGTDFFGWQYQPDRRTVQGELESALQTITGESIRIVGAGRTDRGVHALGQVASFKIHSPIPEMRLKEALNSLTGADLYIREICEVPMEFHARFSAVSKIYQYRIMTHYSPLKRRYFWFVGYHLDIGAMREALKYFLGVHDFRYFSVSEEKEKIEENASNTKCNILDISLTESGTDIIIDIEGNRFLRKMVRGIVGFLINVGRGRLRSEVACDIFAGELNHIYFAPACGLCLREVRYNDLPVITRKE, encoded by the coding sequence ATGAGGAATCTAAAAATAGTTATCGAATACGATGGCACGGATTTTTTTGGCTGGCAATATCAGCCGGACCGACGAACGGTACAAGGAGAGTTAGAGTCTGCACTCCAAACGATCACCGGTGAATCGATCCGGATAGTCGGGGCAGGAAGGACCGACCGTGGAGTCCATGCCTTGGGTCAGGTAGCAAGTTTTAAAATCCATTCGCCAATCCCAGAGATGAGACTCAAAGAAGCATTAAATTCCCTTACCGGAGCTGACCTTTACATCCGGGAGATCTGCGAAGTCCCCATGGAATTTCATGCCCGCTTTTCAGCCGTAAGCAAGATCTATCAATATAGAATAATGACCCACTATTCCCCACTGAAGCGGCGCTACTTCTGGTTTGTGGGATATCACCTGGATATTGGAGCAATGAGAGAGGCACTGAAATATTTTTTAGGTGTCCACGATTTCCGTTACTTTTCGGTTTCTGAAGAAAAAGAAAAGATTGAGGAGAATGCATCAAACACCAAGTGTAACATCCTTGATATCTCCTTGACAGAATCGGGAACGGACATTATAATTGATATCGAAGGTAACCGATTTTTACGGAAAATGGTCCGGGGTATTGTGGGATTTTTAATCAATGTGGGCCGGGGCCGACTAAGATCAGAAGTAGCGTGCGATATCTTTGCCGGTGAACTAAACCACATTTACTTTGCCCCTGCCTGCGGTTTATGTCTGCGGGAAGTGCGCTACAATGATTTACCAGTAATCACAAGAAAGGAGTGA